The DNA segment ATGCCAGCGGGCCAGATGCCTTGCCAGCCCCCCGGCCAGCAGCACGCCTAGCCAGGCACCCGCCGTGTTGGCGGCCACGTCCGCCGCCGAGGCCATCCTGCCGGGCAGGAAGGCCTGCGCAAACTCCATGGCCACGCCCAGCAGGGCCATGGACCACGCCGCCCGGCGCGCCACACGGGGCAGAAAGGGCGACGGCGGGTTGCCCCACAGGGACCCCGCCGCCAGCACCGCCAACACCAGATAGGCCAGCGCGTGCCACACCTTGTCGATGTTCGGCACGTCCAGAAGCATGTCCGGCTGGGGTATCAGCGAATGGTACATCACCACGGCCACGGCCAGCGCCCAGGCGCACCGGGTGCAGGCCAGCCGCCACGGATGCCCGGCCAGCAGGGCCAGCAGCGCTTGCGGAGACCGAAAGAGCAAAGGCCGAGCGGCGCGCGGGGTATCGTTCACGAGAGGGGGCACGAAGCATCCTGCATAAAAACGGCGGGCATGCCGCCGGTGAAAGTGCCGTCAACAGAAGGTCAGGGGCCGATGCATCAGGAGGTGGCGCGCCGCGCCACCATCAGCGCAGCCGTCAGCCACCACCGGAACAGACCGGGCGGGGTGCGGCATCGCGCCCGTCCCGGTCCGAAGCGTTGCCCGCCTCATCTCCCGGCGGTGCGCACGGCCCGCAGGGGCCGAATTCCACGGGCAGTCCGGCGGCGTGCCAGGCGTCCATGCCCCCCGCGATGCGATAGGCCACGGCAAATCCCTGCACCACGGCGGCACGGGCGGCGGAATCGCTGCGGGTGGACGTGCCCCCCGCGCACACGAAGGCCACGGAAGGACACTGGGCGGCGCACAGTACCTTGTGCAGCCACCAGCGCCGCAACAGGCGGGCCATCCAGGTGGGCGGCAGGGGAAAACACAGCGCGCCGGGCACGTGCCCGGCCTCGTAGTGCGGCGCATCGCGCACGTCCACCACGCCCAGCGCCCCCGTCTGGATACGCCGCCACGCCTCGTCCGGGGCCAGCAGGCCGTAGCCGCCAGCGTCCGCCTGCCGTTGCAGCCCCACCGGAAATTCCCGCGTGCCGTCACCCATCCGCCGTTCCCCTTCCCCCCCGTGCACGGATCCATCCTGCCCGCCACGTAACACGGCGCGGTCAGGACGAAAAGCCCGGCCGCGCCGCATGGCAGACGCATGGTTTGGCGGGTCGCGCTTGCGTTCCGCCAGTCATTTCCTAAACTTCGCCGCCTTTCAAGGAAGCCGGCGCCTCCGGCCCGTTCTTCAGACATTGCAGCACATGGGCCATATTGCGGCCCAGGTTGACCATGGTGCGAATGCCTTCCTCGTCGCCGCTCACGTCGCCGGGGGCCAGGCCAATGCCCACGTTCCAGTAGCTGGAACACGGCACCACCATCTCGGCGATGCCGAAAAAGGCCATCAGCCCGTTGTACACCTGCTGCGCGCCGCCGCGCCGCACGGCCACCACGGGTGCGCCCACCTTCATGCGCAGGGCGCCGCCGTTGGCGATGGACACCATGCCCGCGCGGTCGATGAGGGCCTTCATTTCCGTGGAGACGTTGGCGAAATAGGTGGGGGACCCCAAAATCACGCCATCGGCCTTGTGCATGGCGGCGATCCACTCGTTCATGGGGTCGCCGGTCTGGATGCACTGGCCGTCCTGCTTTTCAAAACACTTCATGCAGGCGATGCAGCCGCGCACGGCCTTGCCGCCCACGCGGAATTCCTCGGTGGTGACGCCCGCGGCCTCAAGTTCGCGCCGGACGGTGCCGAGCAGGATGGACGTGTTGCCGTTCTTGCGGGGGCTGCCGTTAAAGACGACGACATGCATGGGAATATCCTCCGGTTGGGATTGGGACATGGTGGGTGGTCACATGGCCCGCGCCGTCCGGAGGCGGGGCCGCGCCCTGCCTGTTCCGGCCAGGGAAGGCGGAGCGAAGCTGGGACGCGGCCCGTATCCGGGCTATTGCGCGGGGCCTGCGGCGGTATCTTCCGCCGGGCCGTCGGCCTCTTCGACAAGCAGACCCAGCGGCACGTACGGGCCAAGGGGAATCAGTTCGAACTCTATCTGCCCCTGCTTGACCAGGGGCAGGGTGTTGATCAGCGACTGCGCCTCTTCCATGGAGGGGGCTTCCAGCACCATGACGGTGCCGGAGCGGTCCTGCCGAAAGTACACCTCGCGGACCACGTCAGCGAGATACATCTTGATGGTATGGGCCACTTCCTTCAGGAAGTTGGCGCGGATGACGTCGGGGGTGGCGTCTTCGCGAACCTTGTCGATGGCGAGAATCTTCATGCGCGGCTCCTGGTGGAATTCGGGTTGCACCCGGTCCACGACGGGTACGCGGTTTCGCCGTCCCGCTCAAGATCCAAGTGGCCTGCCGCAGGGGGAAAACGCCGGGCATGCGCCCCCGTTCCCTCTGCCCCACCTGCCGCCGGGTGGGTCCCGCTACTCCCCAGCCACCTCGCCGCGCGCCACGGGACAGTAGAAACCACGATTCTCGCGCAGGGGGCCGTAGCACTTATTGCACGAGATGCACGCGGCGCGGGCGTCGTCACCTTCCGCCCAGCGGCGCACCAGGCCGGGTTCGCGGATCAGCGGGCGGCACAGCGAGAGCATGTCCGCCGTCCCCTCGTCCACCAGTTGCTGCGCCACCTGCGGGGTGCGAATGCCGCCCACCAGAATCAGCGGCGCGCCCACCTCGGCCTTGAAGCGACGCGCGGCCTCGCGGTACCAGGCCTCGTCCTCCGGCTTGCGGATGCGCGTCACCCGGGCGGGCATGCGGTTCGGCGGGTTCATGGCCGTGCCACCGGACATTTCCACGGCGTCCACCCCGGCGGATATGGCGTGCCGGGCCGTTTCCAGCATCTCGTCCAGTTCGAAGCCGCCGTCCGTGAAGTCGGAACAGTTCAGCTTGACCCACACGGGAAAGGTCGGCCCCACGGCCTCGCGCACGGCGCGCACCGCCATCAGCAGGGGGCGCATGCGGTTTTCCAGGCTGCCGCCGAACCGATCGGTGCGCCTGTTGCGCGCGGGCGACAGAAACTGGCTCAGCAGGTAGCCGTGTGCCCCGTGCACCTGCACCCCGTCAAAGCCCGCCTGCACGGCGCGGCGCGCGGCGGCGGCCAGGGCGGCCACCACCTCGTCGAGGTCCGCTTCGGTCATTGCGCGCATGGGCAGAAAGCCTTCCCGCTCGAAGGGGGTGGCGGTCATGCCGGGCTCTCCGGTTGCCGGGGTGTGGGCCAGGCCGCCCGCGTGGGCCAGTTGGGCCACGATGCGCCCGCCACCCGCGTGCACGGCGTCTGCCAGCATGCGCAGGCCGGGGATGCAGGCATCGTCATGAATGCCAAGCTGACGCGGGCCAGCCTGCCCGCGTTTTTCCACGTAGGCATGGCCGGGAATGACCACGCCAACGCCGCCCTTGGCCAGAGCGCCCAGCACCTCGGCCAGGGCTGGGGTGGCCAGACCGTCGTCGGTGGCCAGCCCTTCCCACGTGGCGGAGCGGACGAAGCGGTTGGGCGATTCCAGGTTGCCGATGCGCGCGGGCGCGAAAATGGATGCGCTCATGAGGTCTCCGTGGTGCGCCGTCCTTCCCGCAAAAGGAAAGGGGCACAAACATGATGGGAAAATGTGGGGAAAATGCAGGCAATGGCGGGCGGCGGGTTGCCGCCCCCCGTCATTTCTTGCGGTCGGCCAGCAGCACCCCCGCCACGCCGATGTCTTCCGGCTGGCGGCAGTCGATGAGTACGGTGATGGTTTCCGGCGGCAGCTTCATGACGCGCGCCGCCGTGGCGGTCAGTTCGCGCACCAGTTCGCGCTTGTCGTCCGTTGCCATGTGGTTGGCCACAACGCTGATGATGGGCATGCTACCACCCGTTCCAGTGGACTTTGCCTTCGTCGTAGCGGTCCTGCGGGGCCAGTTCCTGCGCCGGGTGGCCGATGACCGCAAATCCGAAGGGCACGATATTCTCCGGCAGGGACAGCAGCTTGCTGAACCCATCGGCCCTGTCCTGCATGGGCTGCACGGCAGTCCACACCGCGCCCAGTCCCTTGGCGTGCACGGCCAGCAGCAGGTTCTGCATGGCGGCGGAGCAGTCCTGCGGCCACAGGCCGGGATACTTTTCAGCCGTCAGATCCACGCACACCAGAATGCCCAGCGGGGCCTTTGCGGCCATGGCGGCATACAGGCTGAACGCGGGAATGGCCTCCAGCAGCGCGCGGTCGTCCACGACCACGAAGCGCCACGGCTGGGCGTTGCCCGCGCTGGGCGCGGCCATGGCGGCGGCCAGGATGTCGCGCACGTCGGACGCGGCAACGGGGGCCTCGGTATACTTGCGGATGGAACGGCGACCGTGGATGGCGGAAAAGACGTCCATGAAACCCTCCTGCGCCCTGCGTGGCGCAACGTTACGAGGTACGAATGCAAGAGTCCTGCGGGTTCGCCACGTGCCCGGCCAGCCGCGCGCCCGCCGGAACTCCATGCGGCAAGGCGGCGGTGGCCGGGACGGCAAGGCCGACGAAACAAGGCGAAACGTTACGGCTCAAAATACCTGCTTCAGATTTTTCATCAAGTACGCACCATTTTGTGGCATAGTATCCTGCACCATACCGTAGGGTCTTGAAAGATACCGCCGATGATACTATGTTTCGGGCGGAGGTACCAGATGGTCACGGCATGCACCCTCAAGCACTGCGCGGGCAAGGAATACTATTGCGCGCTGGAGCTGACCCTTCAGGTCATCGGCGGCAAGTGGAAGCCCATCATCCTGTGGCGGCTGGGACAGGACGGCACGCTGCGCTTCAGCGAACTGCGGCGCATCATGCCCAACATCACCCAGAAGATGCTTACCCAGCAACTGCGCGAGTTGGAATCGGACGGCGTGCTGCACCGCGAGGTGTATCCGCAGGTGCCGCCGCGCGTGGAATATTCGCTGACCGAACTTGGGCGCAGCGTGCTGCCGGTGCTGTCCGAAATGTGCACGTGGGGCCACGCCTTCGAGGCCAACCATGGTACCGTGGGCACATCGGACACGGGACACACCACGGGCACCAGGACCGCCGTGGGCGCCATCGCCCCCGACACCAACAGCGATGATGACATGGGCATGGCCGTGGGCGAGGTGTAACCGCCTGCCGCCGGATTTCCGTCCCCCAGAAAAAAGCGAAAGCGCCCGGAGCAACTCCGGGCGCTTTTTCCTTTCGTCAGCGGACCGCGCCTACGGCAGATTGCGCAGGCACAGCAACGCCGTGCCCACGAAGGCGATGCCCGCCCCGGCAATGGCGCGGGGCGTGGGCCAGCGCCGTTCCACCAGGGCGGCCACGGGAATGATGAAGATGGGTTCCAGCCCGATGAGGGTGGCGGCGATGCCGGTCTTGGTGGCGCCAATGGCCACCAGCGACAGCCACACCCCCACCACCGGCCCGATGAGCGAGGCCACCAGCAGCAGACGGAAATTGCGACGGTCCTGACTGTCGCCGCGCACCACGGACAAAGCCGGGCGCAGCCTGCCGGTCAGCATGGCCGTGGGCCAGAACACGCCCATGGCCACCACCATGCGCAGCAGCGCGGCGAATAGCGGGTCCACCCCTTCGGCCAGCCCCTGCTTGGACAGCACCATGCCGCCGGAAAGCGCCAGCGCCGAGGCAAAGGCCAGCCCCACCCCGCGCAGCCGCACCGCGCGCGATAGTGGCACCGCGCCTTCGGGCACCGTGCCGCCATCGCCCACCACCCAGGCCACCCCGCCCGTGGCAATGAGAATGCCCGCGATGCCCATGGGACCGATGGCCTCGCCCAGCAACAGGTAGCCGAGCATGGCGGTGATCACCGTGGACAGCGACTGCACCAGCAGGGCCACCCGCGCGCCCACCAGCACCACGCCGGAATAGAACAGCAGGTCGCACAGGGCCACGCCGAACACCCCGGAAAGGGCCAGCGAGATCAAGGCCAGTGGACTGGGCGCGCCGGGCGAACCGAACGAACTGGGCGAACCGAACGAACCGGGCACCATCACCCCGCCGCCGAAAAACAGCACGGATGCGCCCCACCACGCGCCGAACATCACGATGCAGATGGGCAGGCGCAGCAGGATCAGGGTGTGGGCGCCAAGGCGCCGGGAAAGGATGGCGTGAATCTGGCACGATACCGCCCAGAGGGCGGCGGTGGACAGGGCGGCGAGTTCGCCGGTCCCGAGGGCGGGCATGGGGTTCCTCCGCAGGGCGGAAGCGGGCCGGACGGAACCGGCGCGGGTTGCGGGGCGGGTGCCAGGCACCGCCACCATGGCGGGCGCGGATGCCCGAGCGCACCGCCTACGCCTTGTGGCGCGCCGGGTCAACCATGCGGATATGCGGGTATTCCGCGAGCGGGAATGCACGAGGGGGACACGCGGCCCATGGCCGCCCTGCCCCGGCTGGCTGGCGCAATCCCGCCACGCCTACGCGCCCAGGCCTTTCTCGCGCAGCACACCCCAGCACAGCAGCGGAAAATCGGTGATCAGTCCGGCCACGCCCCAGTCGATGAACCGGCGCATGTCCGCTTCCTCGTTCACGGTCCAGACGTTGACGGCCACGCCGATTGCCCGCAGCCCGGCCACGTCCGCTTCGGTGACGATGTCGTCGCCGGGGTGGTAGGCCACCACGCCAAGGTCGCGGCACAAGGCCACCGGGTCGTCCGGGCGCACGTCTTCCACCAGCGCGGCAAGGGCCAGCGCGGGTTCCATGTGGGCCGCGTGGCGCAGGCATGCGTGCCGGAAGGAGGACAGCAGCGTCCGATCGACCAGGCCATGGGCGCGGAGGCACTCCAGCACGGCGCGGACCACCGCCTCGTCCCCGGGATACGTGGGGCTGCCGGGGGTGCCGTCCGCGTTGACGGTCATGTCCTTGATCTCCACGTTGACGCGCCAGGCGTGGTCCGCCGTGAAGGCCAGCGCCTCGTCCAGCGTGGGGATGCGCAGGCCGGTGAACAGGGCAAGGTCATCCGCCGTCACCCCGCCCGAGGCGATCTGGCCATGCGGGTCGGCGGTCTGGTACCAGCCGCCCGCGTCCAGCCCGCGCAGTTCATCCAGCGTGAAGTCGCACACCCGCCACGGGGCGCGGCCCGCGTATTCCGGGCGGGAGGCCACGTCGGTGGTGCGCTCCAGGGTGTCGTCGTGCACCACCACCAGGTGCCCGTCGGCGGTGAGCTGAACGTCCAGTTCCCACAGGTCCGCGCCTTCTTCCAGCCCGCGCTGGGCCGCGAGAATGGTGTTTTCGGGCGCCACGGAGCGCGCCCCGCGATGGGCGATGCACAGTACCCGCCCTGCGCGCAGGGCGTAGTATCCTTCACGGGGCGTGGTTGCGCCGGACATGTTGACCTCCTGAAAATTCGAGCAAAGGCGTATCAATGCGCCCAAATAAAAAGTTTGGGGGGGAGGGGTCCGGGGAGGGAGACCCTTTGCCTCAGCCGTTAGGTGAGCGCAACGCGCGAACCTTACGGATGAGGACCGCAGAGCGCAAAGGGTCCCCTCCCCGGTTGGTTCTTCAGCAAATCTCGCTAACTGGCTTCGGTCTTGCGCCCCACATACAGATTCACGCACGCCACCAGCGAGGTGCCCACGATGAGCAGGAACGAGATGGCGTTGATGACCGGGGTGGAGCCGTCGCGCACCTGCAGGTACAGGTTGATGGGCAGGGTGGGTTCCGAACCCACCAGAAACAGCGTGGTGTTGAAGTTCTCGAACGACATCAGAAAGGCCACGGCGCCCGCGCCGATGATGGCCGTGCGCAGGAACGGCAGGGTGATGTAGCGGATCACCTCCAGCCGGGTGGCCCCAAGATTCAGCGCGGCTTCTTCCAGGGTGCGGTCGAACTTCTTCAGCCGGGCGGACACCACCAGGGTAACGAAGGTGGTGATGAACGAAAACTGCCCCAGCACCACCAGCCAGAAGCCGGGCCGCAGGATGCCCACGTCGATGCCCAGCACGTCTTCCATGAAGGTGCCCGCCGTGGTGGCGGCAATCAGGATGGAAATGCCCAGGATGACGCCGGGCACCACCAGCGGGGCCAGCATCAGGAAATACAGCGCGCCCTTCAGCGGAAACTCCTCCTGCTCGAACAGGAAGGCGGCGCAGGTGCCCACCAGCGTGGCCAGCGCGGACACCAGAATGGCGGTCTGGGCGCTGGTGAAGATGGACGAAAGGTTGCCCCGGTCGTGGAAGATGCCGGTGCGCGCGGGCAGGTCGGCCAGAAACCAGTCGAGCGTGAAGCCCTTCCACGGCAGCGAGGGAAACTGCGAATCGTTGAAGGCCAGCACGCAGGTGACCGCCAGCGGCGCGAACAGGAAGACGAAGTACAGTGTGACGTACAGGCCGTAGCCCATGGTGTAGCCGCGCGAGCGCGGCAGCGAGCGGATCATTGCACTACCCTGCTCAGTTTCTGTCCGGTCAGCCGCAGCCCCAGCCAGATGATGCACGACGACAGCGCCAGCAGCAGAAAGCCGAAGGCGGCGCCCTGGTTCCAGTTGAAGCTGGCGATGAACTGGTTGTAGATCTGCTCGGTGAACCACAGCGAATTCTTGCCGCCCATCAGGTTGGGGGTCAGGTAGTTGCCGAGGGTGAGCATGAACACCACGATGCCCCCGGACACGATGCCAGGCATGCAGTGCGGCACCACGATGGTGCGCA comes from the Nitratidesulfovibrio sp. genome and includes:
- a CDS encoding nitroreductase family protein, which encodes MDVFSAIHGRRSIRKYTEAPVAASDVRDILAAAMAAPSAGNAQPWRFVVVDDRALLEAIPAFSLYAAMAAKAPLGILVCVDLTAEKYPGLWPQDCSAAMQNLLLAVHAKGLGAVWTAVQPMQDRADGFSKLLSLPENIVPFGFAVIGHPAQELAPQDRYDEGKVHWNGW
- a CDS encoding flavodoxin family protein is translated as MHVVVFNGSPRKNGNTSILLGTVRRELEAAGVTTEEFRVGGKAVRGCIACMKCFEKQDGQCIQTGDPMNEWIAAMHKADGVILGSPTYFANVSTEMKALIDRAGMVSIANGGALRMKVGAPVVAVRRGGAQQVYNGLMAFFGIAEMVVPCSSYWNVGIGLAPGDVSGDEEGIRTMVNLGRNMAHVLQCLKNGPEAPASLKGGEV
- a CDS encoding DMT family transporter produces the protein MPALGTGELAALSTAALWAVSCQIHAILSRRLGAHTLILLRLPICIVMFGAWWGASVLFFGGGVMVPGSFGSPSSFGSPGAPSPLALISLALSGVFGVALCDLLFYSGVVLVGARVALLVQSLSTVITAMLGYLLLGEAIGPMGIAGILIATGGVAWVVGDGGTVPEGAVPLSRAVRLRGVGLAFASALALSGGMVLSKQGLAEGVDPLFAALLRMVVAMGVFWPTAMLTGRLRPALSVVRGDSQDRRNFRLLLVASLIGPVVGVWLSLVAIGATKTGIAATLIGLEPIFIIPVAALVERRWPTPRAIAGAGIAFVGTALLCLRNLP
- a CDS encoding winged helix-turn-helix transcriptional regulator, with translation MVTACTLKHCAGKEYYCALELTLQVIGGKWKPIILWRLGQDGTLRFSELRRIMPNITQKMLTQQLRELESDGVLHREVYPQVPPRVEYSLTELGRSVLPVLSEMCTWGHAFEANHGTVGTSDTGHTTGTRTAVGAIAPDTNSDDDMGMAVGEV
- a CDS encoding rhodanese-like domain-containing protein, with translation MGDGTREFPVGLQRQADAGGYGLLAPDEAWRRIQTGALGVVDVRDAPHYEAGHVPGALCFPLPPTWMARLLRRWWLHKVLCAAQCPSVAFVCAGGTSTRSDSAARAAVVQGFAVAYRIAGGMDAWHAAGLPVEFGPCGPCAPPGDEAGNASDRDGRDAAPRPVCSGGG
- a CDS encoding ABC transporter permease, whose translation is MIRSLPRSRGYTMGYGLYVTLYFVFLFAPLAVTCVLAFNDSQFPSLPWKGFTLDWFLADLPARTGIFHDRGNLSSIFTSAQTAILVSALATLVGTCAAFLFEQEEFPLKGALYFLMLAPLVVPGVILGISILIAATTAGTFMEDVLGIDVGILRPGFWLVVLGQFSFITTFVTLVVSARLKKFDRTLEEAALNLGATRLEVIRYITLPFLRTAIIGAGAVAFLMSFENFNTTLFLVGSEPTLPINLYLQVRDGSTPVINAISFLLIVGTSLVACVNLYVGRKTEAS
- a CDS encoding NADH:flavin oxidoreductase, coding for MSASIFAPARIGNLESPNRFVRSATWEGLATDDGLATPALAEVLGALAKGGVGVVIPGHAYVEKRGQAGPRQLGIHDDACIPGLRMLADAVHAGGGRIVAQLAHAGGLAHTPATGEPGMTATPFEREGFLPMRAMTEADLDEVVAALAAAARRAVQAGFDGVQVHGAHGYLLSQFLSPARNRRTDRFGGSLENRMRPLLMAVRAVREAVGPTFPVWVKLNCSDFTDGGFELDEMLETARHAISAGVDAVEMSGGTAMNPPNRMPARVTRIRKPEDEAWYREAARRFKAEVGAPLILVGGIRTPQVAQQLVDEGTADMLSLCRPLIREPGLVRRWAEGDDARAACISCNKCYGPLRENRGFYCPVARGEVAGE
- a CDS encoding VanZ family protein; translation: MPPLVNDTPRAARPLLFRSPQALLALLAGHPWRLACTRCAWALAVAVVMYHSLIPQPDMLLDVPNIDKVWHALAYLVLAVLAAGSLWGNPPSPFLPRVARRAAWSMALLGVAMEFAQAFLPGRMASAADVAANTAGAWLGVLLAGGLARHLARWHAAFYGDAASDRDAVSPVFPASPD
- a CDS encoding glycerophosphodiester phosphodiesterase family protein codes for the protein MSGATTPREGYYALRAGRVLCIAHRGARSVAPENTILAAQRGLEEGADLWELDVQLTADGHLVVVHDDTLERTTDVASRPEYAGRAPWRVCDFTLDELRGLDAGGWYQTADPHGQIASGGVTADDLALFTGLRIPTLDEALAFTADHAWRVNVEIKDMTVNADGTPGSPTYPGDEAVVRAVLECLRAHGLVDRTLLSSFRHACLRHAAHMEPALALAALVEDVRPDDPVALCRDLGVVAYHPGDDIVTEADVAGLRAIGVAVNVWTVNEEADMRRFIDWGVAGLITDFPLLCWGVLREKGLGA
- the dmpI gene encoding 4-oxalocrotonate tautomerase DmpI: MPIISVVANHMATDDKRELVRELTATAARVMKLPPETITVLIDCRQPEDIGVAGVLLADRKK